In Corynebacterium ulcerans, one genomic interval encodes:
- the rpsR gene encoding 30S ribosomal protein S18 — MKRNNMKKARMEQSRRPKKNPLKAAGIEKVDYKDVNTLRQFISDRHKIRSRRVTGLTPQQQRQVATAVKNAREMALLPFTSR; from the coding sequence ATGAAGCGCAATAACATGAAGAAGGCGCGGATGGAGCAGTCCCGCCGCCCCAAGAAGAACCCTCTCAAGGCCGCAGGCATCGAGAAGGTGGACTACAAGGACGTCAACACCCTTCGTCAGTTCATCTCCGATCGCCACAAGATCCGTTCACGTCGCGTGACCGGTCTTACCCCGCAGCAGCAGCGTCAGGTTGCAACTGCGGTTAAGAACGCCCGCGAGATGGCTCTCCTGCCGTTCACCAGCCGCTAA
- a CDS encoding UTP--glucose-1-phosphate uridylyltransferase: MKQPQEAQDSTRAAVKTVIVPAAGMGTRFLPATKTVPKELLPVVDTPGIELIAEEAAQLGATRLAVITAPNKQEVMEHFKRFPVLEETLQSRGKTEQYEKVVHASELIAPVSVVQEKPLGLGHAVGLAETVLDPEEDAVAVMLPDDLVLPRGVVEKMVEVREQLGGSVLCAFEVPEEEVYNYGVFEIDESTYEGPYHVKKVKGMVEKPSVDEAPSNFVATGRYLLDRAIFDALRRITPGAGGELQLTDAIDLLIDEGHPVHILVHDGKRHDLGNPGGYIPAVVDFGLSDPVYGPHLKKALRKILEEHGA; this comes from the coding sequence ATGAAGCAGCCTCAAGAAGCTCAAGACAGTACGCGCGCCGCGGTAAAGACTGTCATCGTTCCTGCTGCTGGCATGGGAACGAGATTCCTTCCGGCCACAAAAACGGTTCCTAAAGAGCTGTTGCCAGTGGTGGATACTCCAGGCATTGAACTGATTGCAGAAGAAGCAGCTCAGTTGGGTGCGACTCGACTCGCAGTGATTACAGCTCCTAATAAACAGGAAGTTATGGAGCACTTTAAGCGATTCCCAGTGCTTGAAGAGACCCTGCAAAGTCGAGGGAAAACGGAACAATATGAGAAAGTGGTCCACGCCTCTGAACTTATTGCCCCGGTATCTGTAGTACAGGAAAAACCGCTTGGCCTCGGGCACGCAGTCGGTTTGGCGGAAACAGTTCTTGATCCGGAAGAAGACGCCGTAGCTGTCATGCTTCCCGATGACCTCGTGCTCCCGCGTGGCGTTGTGGAAAAGATGGTTGAGGTGCGTGAACAGCTAGGCGGATCTGTGCTGTGCGCCTTTGAAGTTCCAGAGGAAGAAGTCTATAACTACGGTGTTTTTGAGATTGATGAGAGCACATACGAGGGCCCTTATCACGTTAAAAAAGTCAAAGGAATGGTGGAGAAGCCTTCTGTAGATGAAGCTCCCTCAAATTTTGTAGCGACTGGTCGCTATCTGCTGGACCGGGCTATTTTCGACGCCCTACGCAGGATTACGCCGGGCGCTGGCGGTGAATTGCAGCTCACGGATGCTATCGATTTGCTTATCGACGAAGGCCATCCCGTACACATCCTCGTGCACGATGGAAAGCGACATGACCTTGGTAATCCTGGTGGATATATACCGGCTGTCGTTGACTTTGGGCTGAGCGACCCAGTGTATGGCCCCCACTTAAAAAAGGCTCTCCGAAAGATCCTGGAAGAACACGGCGCCTAA
- a CDS encoding S1C family serine protease — MTNQFGTDNTNSFGKDFNSAANNSEQSPQPGQDTGQNNSYQHNPYVGKNSETSVSETRQFDQVQNPYAMNTSSTAEESVMQGTPSHGVGPQEANPTYTQGTSQPPQQQMLDGEALVAEQPVKEKKKIGLGAATALALVSAVAAGSITGVYASKVSTNNTKSTVVESLKQPVADTTNKTAPAGSVQSVAAKVLPSVVSITVTTETGSSEGSGSIISEDGYVMTNNHVVAEASSGRAKVSVAMNDGSTHDAEFVAGDPNTDVAVIKIKGASGLPVMNFGDSSKLQVGQQVVAIGSPLGLSATVTSGIVSALNRPVRAGGSETGQSSLIDAVQTDAAINPGNSGGPLVDSDGNQIGVNSVIASLSQRQPQAGAPRAGSIGLGFAIPSNFARRVAAQLIETGRATQPMIGIQLVSNARVKGAVIADVTEGDPGSKAGLKPGEIITKINGRVVDSADALIAAVRSSDFGSTVKLTVVNENGENPRTVDVTLTSE; from the coding sequence ATGACTAATCAATTTGGCACCGATAACACCAATAGCTTTGGCAAAGATTTCAACTCTGCAGCGAATAACAGTGAGCAGAGCCCTCAGCCTGGGCAGGATACTGGGCAGAATAATAGTTACCAACATAATCCTTACGTTGGGAAAAACTCAGAGACTTCAGTGTCTGAGACCCGACAGTTTGATCAGGTTCAGAATCCTTATGCGATGAATACTTCTTCTACGGCTGAAGAGTCCGTTATGCAGGGGACTCCGTCACATGGCGTTGGGCCTCAAGAAGCGAATCCCACTTACACGCAGGGGACTTCACAGCCACCCCAGCAGCAGATGCTGGATGGTGAGGCACTGGTCGCGGAGCAACCTGTTAAGGAGAAAAAGAAAATCGGATTGGGTGCTGCAACAGCCCTTGCGTTGGTTTCAGCGGTAGCCGCCGGTTCTATTACAGGCGTGTATGCCTCAAAGGTAAGCACCAATAACACTAAGTCCACGGTTGTTGAATCACTGAAACAGCCTGTTGCAGATACAACAAATAAAACTGCTCCGGCAGGTTCAGTGCAATCGGTAGCTGCTAAGGTGCTGCCTTCTGTGGTGTCGATTACCGTTACAACGGAAACCGGATCCTCCGAAGGCTCGGGCTCCATCATCTCAGAAGATGGTTATGTCATGACAAATAACCACGTAGTTGCAGAAGCCAGCTCAGGTCGGGCAAAGGTTTCTGTGGCTATGAATGACGGTTCGACGCATGATGCTGAGTTTGTTGCTGGAGACCCCAATACAGATGTGGCCGTCATAAAAATTAAGGGCGCCTCGGGGCTGCCAGTGATGAATTTTGGTGATTCCAGCAAGCTGCAGGTAGGCCAACAGGTTGTTGCGATTGGTTCTCCTCTTGGATTGTCTGCGACGGTGACGTCGGGCATCGTATCGGCCCTGAACCGACCTGTCCGTGCCGGCGGGTCTGAGACAGGGCAGTCTTCACTCATAGACGCAGTTCAAACCGATGCTGCGATCAACCCAGGTAATTCCGGTGGCCCTTTGGTGGATTCAGATGGAAATCAGATCGGTGTGAACTCTGTTATTGCTTCTTTAAGCCAGCGCCAGCCACAAGCGGGTGCGCCGCGGGCAGGTTCTATCGGGCTTGGTTTTGCTATCCCTTCTAATTTTGCACGACGCGTTGCGGCACAGTTGATTGAGACAGGCAGAGCCACACAGCCCATGATTGGCATCCAATTGGTTTCTAACGCCCGTGTGAAAGGCGCAGTGATCGCGGATGTGACGGAAGGTGATCCAGGCAGCAAGGCAGGTTTAAAGCCCGGCGAGATAATTACTAAGATTAATGGCCGCGTCGTGGATAGCGCCGACGCTCTTATCGCAGCAGTGCGGAGTAGCGATTTCGGTTCCACCGTTAAACTGACTGTTGTTAATGAAAACGGCGAGAATCCGCGAACTGTAGACGTCACGTTGACTAGTGAGTAG
- the rpmF gene encoding 50S ribosomal protein L32 — translation MAVPKRRMSRANTRSRRSQWKADNVALQEVKIDGQTVRIPRRLVKAAQLGLVEVEQF, via the coding sequence ATGGCAGTACCAAAGCGTCGTATGTCCCGCGCAAACACACGCTCTCGTCGTTCCCAGTGGAAAGCTGATAACGTTGCTCTTCAGGAAGTGAAGATCGACGGCCAGACCGTACGTATTCCACGTCGTCTGGTAAAGGCAGCTCAGCTTGGTCTCGTTGAGGTTGAGCAGTTCTAG
- the rpmG gene encoding 50S ribosomal protein L33, with protein MARNDIRPIIKLKSTAGTGYTYVTRKNKRNNPDRISLMKYDPVVRKHVEFREER; from the coding sequence ATGGCACGTAACGATATCCGTCCGATCATCAAGCTGAAGTCTACGGCTGGCACCGGTTACACCTATGTCACTCGTAAGAACAAGCGAAACAACCCCGATCGCATCTCTTTGATGAAGTACGATCCGGTGGTCCGCAAGCACGTCGAATTCCGCGAGGAGCGATAA
- a CDS encoding type B 50S ribosomal protein L31, whose product MKKDIHPDYHPVVFQDAGTGHQFLTRSTASSDRTVAWEDGNEYPLIVVDVTSESHPFWTGAQRVMDTAGRVEKFQRRFGGMARRKKKA is encoded by the coding sequence ATGAAGAAAGACATTCACCCTGACTACCATCCGGTAGTTTTCCAAGATGCAGGTACTGGTCACCAGTTCCTGACTCGTTCGACCGCTTCGAGCGACCGTACGGTTGCTTGGGAAGATGGTAACGAGTACCCGCTGATCGTTGTAGACGTTACCAGCGAGTCTCACCCCTTCTGGACCGGTGCACAGCGTGTTATGGACACTGCTGGCCGTGTTGAGAAGTTCCAGCGTCGTTTCGGTGGCATGGCCCGCCGTAAGAAGAAGGCTTAA
- a CDS encoding sensor histidine kinase yields the protein MILRRPEYSLGTDSSGVLGVDDRPKTVTGSDTPLKWRITLLTASMVAIAVGMMMIAAYWSVSAALRGSVDNSLDAKASAMLERSTDPAFFNSLEAEVERFKDYNPDTRISISAPGWTHAVGDNLPVLSEKAQTEGYRVSTVSGERVLVKRSNIGATVMLARDMTQTNRMITTLGIALLVVAGLGVLLAFGTGVVVSSTVFRPISRLRNAVRYITETDDLRPIEVSGNDEIAQLANNFNEMLEALRRSRQRQTELVADAGHELKTPLTSMRTNIELLMMMQNSDNHRISLEDKRALQEDVIAQMEELSTLIGDLVDLARQDTPEKALEEVDLVDVIDASLVRVRRRRSDVEFEMSTIPWYLDGDSFALGRAIINLLDNAAKWSPNGGTVRLKMEQRDAHTVCIMVADSGPGIPVEDREKVFDRFYRSVQARSTPGSGLGLAIVQSTIERHGGTIVAGESDDGGALMTVLLPGFPDDEELSECRKQLIQYSGKVPSTLEEMRRLRHTKHSERRGKC from the coding sequence GTGATCCTTCGGCGCCCCGAATACAGCCTGGGGACCGATTCCTCAGGCGTTCTGGGCGTAGATGACCGTCCTAAGACTGTCACCGGAAGTGATACTCCGCTGAAGTGGCGGATCACTCTGCTCACGGCCTCCATGGTGGCGATCGCCGTTGGAATGATGATGATCGCTGCCTATTGGAGTGTGTCTGCGGCACTGCGGGGATCAGTAGATAACTCGTTGGACGCCAAGGCATCTGCGATGCTTGAACGCTCTACGGATCCTGCTTTCTTTAATTCCTTAGAAGCTGAAGTTGAACGGTTCAAGGATTACAATCCTGATACCCGCATTTCTATTTCTGCTCCAGGATGGACCCATGCTGTGGGCGATAATCTCCCTGTTCTTTCTGAAAAAGCACAGACAGAAGGTTATCGAGTAAGCACTGTGAGCGGAGAACGCGTACTGGTCAAGCGTTCTAATATAGGCGCAACGGTAATGCTAGCGCGAGACATGACGCAGACTAACCGAATGATCACGACGTTGGGCATTGCCCTGTTAGTTGTGGCAGGTCTTGGAGTACTCCTTGCCTTTGGCACGGGAGTAGTGGTGTCTTCGACTGTGTTTCGTCCGATTTCTCGGTTGCGCAATGCTGTTCGGTATATCACGGAAACGGATGATCTACGCCCGATTGAGGTCTCAGGTAACGATGAGATTGCACAGTTGGCCAACAATTTTAACGAAATGCTAGAAGCCTTACGGCGGTCAAGGCAACGGCAAACGGAGTTGGTTGCAGATGCTGGGCACGAACTGAAGACTCCACTTACTTCCATGCGCACCAACATCGAATTATTGATGATGATGCAGAATTCGGATAACCACCGGATCTCTTTGGAAGATAAGCGAGCGCTTCAAGAAGACGTGATTGCTCAAATGGAGGAGCTTTCTACGCTCATCGGAGACTTGGTGGACTTGGCACGTCAAGATACACCAGAAAAAGCTTTGGAAGAAGTGGATCTGGTTGACGTTATCGATGCCTCGCTGGTGCGTGTTCGACGTCGACGTTCAGACGTTGAGTTCGAGATGTCCACGATTCCTTGGTATCTGGATGGTGATAGCTTCGCTTTGGGACGAGCCATTATTAACCTTCTGGATAACGCGGCTAAGTGGTCACCGAACGGTGGCACGGTACGTCTGAAGATGGAACAGCGTGACGCGCATACGGTGTGCATCATGGTTGCTGATTCTGGACCTGGAATACCTGTTGAAGATCGCGAGAAAGTATTTGACCGCTTCTATCGTTCAGTGCAGGCACGATCGACTCCTGGATCGGGACTTGGTCTAGCTATCGTCCAATCAACGATTGAGCGTCATGGTGGAACGATCGTTGCTGGAGAATCGGACGATGGCGGAGCGTTGATGACGGTCCTTCTCCCCGGATTCCCAGATGATGAAGAACTCTCTGAGTGCCGTAAACAGCTGATCCAATACTCGGGTAAAGTGCCGTCGACCCTGGAAGAAATGCGTCGGCTACGGCACACAAAACATTCAGAACGTCGGGGAAAATGCTGA
- a CDS encoding response regulator transcription factor, producing MKIVVVDDEQAVRESLRRSLSFNGYDVFLAEDGVQALEVIEKEQPELVILDVMMPRMDGLEVCRTLRSAGDDRPILVLTARDGVSDRVAGLDAGADDYLPKPFALEELLARVRSLLRRAAADAVGGPSQGELTFDDLKLNPDTRDVTRGGRHISLTRTEFALLQLLMANARRVLSRSTILEEVWGYDFPTSGNALEVYIGYLRRKTESEGEPRLIHTVRGVGYVLRDTAP from the coding sequence ATGAAAATTGTTGTGGTGGATGACGAACAAGCGGTTCGTGAATCCCTGCGTCGGTCGTTGTCCTTCAACGGGTACGACGTATTCCTCGCTGAAGATGGTGTTCAAGCTCTCGAAGTAATCGAGAAAGAACAACCAGAACTGGTCATTCTTGATGTCATGATGCCTCGGATGGACGGGCTTGAAGTTTGCCGCACTCTACGCAGTGCAGGAGACGACCGTCCTATCTTGGTCCTCACCGCCCGGGACGGAGTCTCTGACCGCGTGGCTGGCCTTGACGCTGGAGCAGACGATTACCTTCCTAAGCCTTTTGCTTTGGAAGAATTGCTTGCGCGTGTTAGATCCCTACTACGTCGCGCAGCTGCTGACGCTGTCGGTGGCCCGAGCCAAGGGGAACTCACTTTTGATGACCTCAAACTGAACCCTGACACCAGGGACGTAACTCGCGGAGGGCGGCACATCAGCCTAACCCGTACCGAGTTTGCTCTGTTGCAGCTGTTGATGGCTAACGCACGTCGAGTTCTTAGCCGCTCCACAATCCTTGAAGAGGTATGGGGTTATGATTTCCCCACTTCAGGAAATGCCCTTGAGGTATACATCGGTTATCTGCGTCGCAAGACTGAATCTGAGGGCGAGCCTCGTCTGATTCACACCGTGCGCGGCGTTGGCTATGTTTTGAGGGATACTGCACCGTGA
- the rpmB gene encoding 50S ribosomal protein L28, with translation MSAICQVTGRKPGYGKSVSHSHRRTSRRWNPNVQRRKFYLPSEGRTITLNVSTKGLKVIDRDGIESVVAKIRARGEKI, from the coding sequence ATGTCGGCTATTTGCCAGGTTACGGGACGCAAGCCGGGTTACGGCAAGTCGGTCTCGCACTCGCACCGACGCACGTCTCGCCGTTGGAACCCCAACGTGCAGCGTCGTAAGTTCTACCTGCCCTCTGAGGGCCGTACCATCACCCTGAATGTTTCCACCAAGGGCCTGAAGGTCATCGACCGCGATGGCATTGAGTCCGTGGTTGCAAAGATTCGCGCACGTGGGGAGAAGATCTAA
- the mscL gene encoding large conductance mechanosensitive channel protein MscL, producing MLKGFKDFILRGNVVELAVAVVIGTAFTAIVTAFTNHLINPLIASLGGADVSGLGFHIRSGNEATFLDFGAVITAALNFIIIAAVVYFILVAPMNKLNEMAAKRKGIQEEEDAPASIEAELLEEIRDLLKNQRNGTL from the coding sequence ATGCTCAAAGGTTTTAAAGACTTCATTCTCCGCGGAAACGTAGTCGAACTGGCAGTCGCCGTCGTTATTGGTACCGCATTTACCGCAATCGTTACCGCGTTCACCAACCACCTCATCAACCCTCTGATTGCTTCCCTCGGTGGTGCAGATGTTTCCGGTCTCGGTTTCCACATCCGTTCCGGCAATGAAGCCACTTTCTTGGACTTCGGTGCTGTCATTACCGCAGCACTTAACTTCATCATCATTGCAGCCGTTGTGTACTTTATCCTGGTCGCTCCTATGAACAAGCTCAATGAGATGGCCGCTAAGCGCAAGGGCATCCAAGAAGAAGAGGACGCTCCTGCTTCCATCGAGGCAGAATTGCTGGAAGAAATCCGCGATCTCCTGAAGAACCAGAGAAACGGTACCCTCTAA
- a CDS encoding molybdenum cofactor biosynthesis protein B produces MSTSIDGIPTPELIDRDILDIGEPDEEFFRAHEAEETVLFDAPRRALIVLVSDHTISSGEDTDRLLTELLTEATFSVDGVVEVKSKESQIRKAIETGVVGGVDLVLTVGGTGVGPRDRTPEATRDVLDQNVPGIAQALRSSGLACGAVDACVSRGISGVSGSTVIVNLAPSRAAIRDGMATLAPLVHHLIDQLRSYSVD; encoded by the coding sequence ATGAGCACATCTATTGACGGAATTCCCACGCCGGAGCTCATTGATCGCGATATTTTAGATATTGGCGAGCCTGATGAGGAGTTTTTTCGTGCTCATGAGGCTGAAGAGACAGTGCTTTTCGACGCTCCCCGCCGCGCTCTAATAGTTCTAGTCAGCGACCACACGATTAGTTCGGGTGAGGATACTGATCGACTCCTTACGGAGTTGCTGACTGAAGCTACGTTTAGCGTCGATGGAGTAGTGGAGGTGAAATCAAAGGAATCACAAATCCGCAAGGCTATTGAGACTGGAGTGGTCGGTGGCGTCGATTTAGTGCTTACTGTGGGCGGTACTGGGGTAGGTCCTCGCGATAGAACGCCCGAAGCCACACGAGACGTGTTGGATCAAAATGTTCCAGGTATTGCTCAAGCTTTACGTTCTTCTGGCTTGGCGTGTGGGGCAGTGGATGCCTGTGTGTCTCGTGGCATTTCTGGAGTATCGGGCTCTACAGTAATCGTGAATCTTGCGCCTTCCCGCGCGGCGATTCGGGATGGCATGGCAACCCTGGCGCCTCTTGTGCATCACCTTATCGATCAGTTGCGTAGCTATTCTGTTGACTAG
- the rpsN gene encoding 30S ribosomal protein S14, translating into MAKKSKIAKNEQRKEIVARYAERRNELKAIIKNPNTSDEDRMDAQFELNRQPRDASPSRVRNRDSRDGRPRGFLRKFGVSRVRMREMAHRGELPGVRKSSW; encoded by the coding sequence ATGGCTAAGAAGTCCAAGATCGCCAAGAACGAGCAGCGCAAGGAAATCGTCGCCCGCTACGCGGAGCGCCGTAACGAGCTCAAGGCAATCATCAAGAACCCGAACACCTCTGATGAGGACCGTATGGATGCACAGTTCGAGCTGAATCGTCAGCCTCGCGATGCTTCTCCGTCACGTGTCCGCAACCGCGACTCACGCGATGGACGCCCTCGTGGCTTCCTCCGTAAGTTCGGTGTATCCCGTGTCCGTATGCGCGAGATGGCTCACCGCGGTGAGCTTCCGGGCGTCCGTAAGTCCAGCTGGTAA
- a CDS encoding TetR/AcrR family transcriptional regulator, with protein MAGAVGRPRKNSPRRRGSTAREEILDASSELFTVQGFATTSTHQIADAVGIRQASLYYHFPSKTEIFLTLLNSTVEPSTALAADLGEAEVPAPLRLWALTAAECRLLLSTRWNVGRLYQLPVAASPEFSEYHAQRTQLRQVFHDIAAEIAGSDDPRVDLPFHIAMSVIEMRPNNGVVPEPLKDDSLPPLAIMLADAALAVVGAELPADRIERTLELLAAVDKKHSEA; from the coding sequence ATGGCAGGAGCTGTTGGACGCCCTCGGAAAAATAGTCCGCGTCGCCGTGGCAGTACGGCACGCGAAGAGATTTTGGATGCCTCGTCGGAGCTTTTTACTGTCCAAGGATTTGCTACCACTTCCACTCATCAGATTGCAGACGCGGTCGGTATCCGTCAAGCCTCTTTGTATTACCACTTTCCTTCTAAAACTGAAATCTTTCTCACCCTGCTGAACTCCACAGTTGAGCCCTCCACTGCATTAGCGGCAGATCTAGGTGAGGCCGAGGTACCCGCACCGCTACGCTTATGGGCTCTGACTGCTGCCGAGTGCCGGCTGTTGCTGTCTACACGGTGGAACGTAGGCAGGCTTTATCAGCTCCCCGTTGCGGCATCACCTGAGTTCTCGGAGTACCACGCACAGCGCACCCAATTGCGACAAGTATTCCACGATATCGCCGCGGAAATCGCTGGCTCCGATGATCCTCGAGTTGATCTCCCCTTCCATATTGCGATGTCAGTCATTGAGATGCGACCAAACAACGGTGTTGTCCCCGAGCCGCTCAAAGACGATAGTTTGCCGCCTCTGGCGATTATGCTTGCCGACGCCGCCCTGGCAGTCGTAGGAGCCGAGCTTCCTGCGGATCGCATAGAACGTACCCTGGAGCTCTTAGCTGCAGTGGATAAAAAGCATTCTGAAGCTTAG
- a CDS encoding putative nucleotidyltransferase substrate binding domain-containing protein, with product MHESLTELSELAPQCADTPTARGVLTESQDLVRNAVAHGERPQALVEWFSRLVSDVLHSGGIAEITGGAEIILTGAIGRGDALPSSPIKWLTVGSAEVSTTALDSLLTDVGLVTEHTRFGIQPRAKSEWLGMISKADGPELAIFADAGSWCLQEVIAHADHSLLLIDAINQRPPALRLHEGLPDKDAPVDVRQDLLYPIIAIARWAGVAAGSTDFSTRRRINAGVEAGFLSQTQADFLRQAWESGLDLQFRRWTDRVHSHKATVDSLPAIQRSIFGASSRMVADVARALAADHNVQLV from the coding sequence TTGCACGAGTCATTAACCGAGCTTTCCGAGTTAGCACCGCAATGTGCTGACACCCCTACAGCACGAGGTGTGTTAACGGAAAGCCAAGATTTAGTGCGCAACGCAGTGGCGCACGGTGAACGTCCACAAGCTCTCGTCGAATGGTTCTCCAGACTTGTCTCCGATGTCCTCCACAGTGGGGGAATAGCAGAGATCACTGGAGGCGCCGAGATCATTCTTACCGGTGCTATCGGACGTGGTGATGCACTGCCCTCCTCCCCGATCAAGTGGTTGACTGTTGGCTCGGCTGAAGTCTCTACGACAGCACTCGACTCCTTACTCACCGATGTCGGCTTGGTCACCGAGCACACCCGTTTTGGAATTCAGCCCCGTGCTAAGAGCGAATGGCTGGGAATGATCTCCAAGGCAGACGGCCCGGAACTAGCAATTTTTGCAGACGCGGGCTCATGGTGTTTGCAAGAAGTTATCGCCCACGCAGACCACAGTCTTTTGCTTATCGACGCCATCAACCAGCGTCCACCAGCGCTACGCCTCCACGAGGGGCTCCCTGACAAAGATGCGCCTGTCGACGTACGGCAAGACCTCTTATATCCCATCATTGCCATTGCTCGTTGGGCAGGCGTTGCCGCAGGCTCTACAGATTTCTCCACCCGCCGTCGCATCAATGCTGGTGTAGAAGCTGGATTCTTGTCTCAAACCCAAGCAGATTTCCTCCGTCAAGCATGGGAAAGCGGCCTTGACCTTCAGTTCAGGCGGTGGACTGATCGCGTGCATTCTCATAAAGCAACGGTGGATAGTCTCCCGGCTATTCAGCGCAGCATTTTCGGAGCTTCTTCTCGAATGGTCGCAGATGTAGCTCGCGCGCTCGCCGCAGACCACAATGTGCAACTAGTCTAG
- a CDS encoding 5-formyltetrahydrofolate cyclo-ligase translates to MSAGQFDAYKAQELASLKQQKRRELSRARQQLQPLQLASFNHAIMKHLAALIKKLDATKIAAYCADHQEPGGTGLVSTLSHLGVSLWLPVSRPKGILEWGLYTHPDSLKPGAFGILEPTGPYHHSHDVLPTLDLIVVPALGATSEGIRIGKGAGYYDRALEGSRTPTVLLLFDSEIDPTIPYEAHDARADFIITPSGTSAHR, encoded by the coding sequence ATGTCAGCTGGACAGTTCGATGCCTACAAAGCGCAAGAGCTTGCTTCCCTAAAACAACAGAAACGCCGGGAGCTCTCCCGCGCACGTCAACAACTCCAGCCTCTGCAACTGGCAAGCTTTAACCACGCAATCATGAAGCACCTGGCCGCTTTAATAAAGAAGCTCGATGCTACAAAGATTGCCGCCTACTGCGCAGATCATCAGGAACCAGGCGGTACTGGCCTAGTCTCGACCCTTTCTCATCTCGGAGTGTCCCTATGGCTACCAGTCTCTCGACCTAAAGGAATCTTGGAATGGGGCCTCTACACACATCCAGACTCACTTAAACCCGGAGCTTTTGGCATTCTCGAGCCTACGGGACCGTACCACCATAGCCACGATGTGCTGCCCACATTGGACCTCATCGTGGTTCCAGCTCTCGGAGCTACCTCTGAGGGAATACGGATCGGCAAAGGCGCTGGTTATTACGACCGAGCATTAGAAGGATCCCGCACTCCTACAGTTCTCCTTCTCTTCGATTCAGAGATAGACCCCACCATCCCTTATGAAGCCCACGACGCGCGCGCCGACTTCATCATCACCCCCTCAGGAACCAGCGCCCACCGATAA